A window of the Phycicoccus sp. M110.8 genome harbors these coding sequences:
- a CDS encoding NADPH-dependent F420 reductase, translating to MTTWGFIGSGHIGGTVARLALAAGHQVVMSNSRGPQTLADLVAELGPGARAGTTQEAAEAGDVVVVTIPLRALRDVPVEPLRGKVVIDTMNYYPQRDGSFPELDDESTTSSELLQQHLPESSVVKVFNNIYFEHLATLGRPSGAPDRSALAIAGDDRAAKGTVTRLLDEVGYDTVDLGALAEGWRTQPDTAAYGLMYAADPEDWSAGGRPVPASDVADRAAQSRRRHQA from the coding sequence ATGACGACGTGGGGCTTCATCGGCAGTGGTCACATCGGCGGCACCGTCGCCCGGCTCGCGCTGGCGGCCGGTCACCAGGTGGTGATGAGCAACAGCCGCGGCCCGCAGACCCTGGCGGACCTGGTCGCCGAGCTGGGCCCCGGAGCCCGGGCGGGCACGACGCAGGAGGCCGCAGAGGCGGGTGACGTCGTCGTGGTGACGATCCCCCTGCGTGCCCTGCGGGACGTCCCCGTCGAGCCACTGCGCGGCAAGGTCGTCATCGACACGATGAACTACTACCCGCAGCGGGACGGCTCGTTCCCCGAGCTCGACGACGAGTCCACGACCTCCTCCGAGCTCCTCCAGCAGCACCTGCCGGAGTCGAGCGTCGTCAAGGTGTTCAACAACATCTACTTCGAGCACCTCGCGACCTTGGGCCGGCCGTCGGGGGCACCCGACCGCAGTGCGCTGGCGATCGCCGGCGACGACCGCGCCGCCAAGGGCACCGTCACCCGGCTGCTCGACGAGGTCGGCTACGACACGGTCGACCTCGGCGCGCTGGCCGAGGGGTGGCGCACCCAGCCGGACACGGCGGCATACGGGCTCATGTATGCCGCGGACCCCGAGGACTGGTCGGCCGGCGGCCGCCCGGTGCCGGCGTCCGACGTCGCCGACCGCGCGGCGCAGTCGCGCCGGCGCCACCAGGCCTGA
- a CDS encoding glycosyltransferase family 39 protein, whose product MAWTDRVVVPGRLRLRGRAVAPLLVAVLAVAGAVGLARLDDQPLWYDEVASAWASSLSWVRLDALLGVTDANIGPYYALLHLWRDVIGAADWTLRLPSVVGFVATVLLTARLGQRWLGPRAGLLPALFVAVHPFAVAYARDARPYALVTATVLGSTLLAVRLRDLPPDDPARRRASVLYVLAASTSVVLHLYAVLVLGVVALALLPAGGRERRRWLAVNVPVGVVTAVVLAVSLRQRGQLAWVPPITPSSLVGGASLLAGGPLVLAATVVAALVLVRSQVFERRTTLLLLGVLVVPIAALAAASVVAPTFVPRYLEPVVPFQSLVLAGAVVTLRHRAARLVAAGATAAVLAVGTLSVVTASYQHEDYRLASSELLSRARPGDGAVWADTSVRLGMSYYLRREEAATGDRLPVPTDVLALPRGHTVGFRVPQATGAAATRTEDRYRRVWVVSYAGRPLPSIDPRFRCEPGTPHGGLVVRLCVNTGSTA is encoded by the coding sequence GTGGCGTGGACCGACCGTGTCGTGGTCCCGGGCCGCCTGCGGCTCCGGGGTCGTGCCGTCGCGCCCCTGCTCGTCGCGGTGCTCGCGGTGGCCGGTGCGGTGGGGCTGGCACGCCTCGACGACCAGCCGCTCTGGTACGACGAGGTCGCCTCGGCCTGGGCGTCCTCGCTGAGCTGGGTGCGCCTGGACGCGCTGCTGGGCGTGACCGACGCCAACATCGGGCCGTACTACGCCCTCCTGCACCTGTGGCGTGACGTCATCGGCGCCGCCGACTGGACGCTGCGCCTGCCGAGCGTGGTCGGGTTCGTCGCGACCGTCCTGCTGACGGCGCGGCTGGGCCAGCGCTGGCTCGGCCCCCGGGCCGGGCTGCTGCCGGCGCTGTTCGTCGCCGTCCACCCCTTCGCCGTGGCGTACGCGCGCGACGCCCGCCCGTACGCCCTGGTCACCGCGACGGTGCTCGGCTCGACCCTGCTCGCGGTCCGCCTCCGCGACCTCCCACCCGACGACCCGGCACGGCGTCGCGCCTCCGTCCTCTACGTGCTGGCGGCCTCGACCTCCGTGGTGCTGCACCTGTATGCCGTCCTCGTCCTGGGTGTGGTGGCGCTCGCCCTGCTGCCTGCCGGCGGCCGCGAACGGCGGCGCTGGCTCGCCGTGAACGTCCCCGTCGGCGTCGTGACCGCGGTGGTGCTCGCGGTCTCCCTGCGCCAGCGCGGCCAGCTCGCGTGGGTGCCGCCGATCACCCCGTCCTCACTCGTCGGCGGGGCGTCACTGCTCGCCGGCGGGCCGCTCGTGCTCGCGGCGACCGTCGTGGCCGCACTGGTGCTGGTCCGGTCCCAGGTGTTCGAGCGGCGCACCACCCTGCTGCTGCTCGGGGTCCTCGTCGTGCCGATCGCCGCGCTCGCCGCCGCCAGCGTCGTGGCGCCGACGTTCGTCCCGCGCTACCTCGAACCCGTCGTGCCCTTCCAGTCCCTGGTCCTCGCCGGCGCCGTCGTCACCCTGCGCCACCGGGCGGCCCGGCTGGTGGCTGCCGGTGCCACCGCAGCCGTCCTCGCCGTCGGGACCCTCTCGGTCGTGACGGCGTCCTACCAGCACGAGGACTACCGGCTCGCCAGCTCCGAGCTGCTGTCCCGGGCCCGTCCGGGCGACGGGGCGGTGTGGGCCGACACCTCGGTGCGGCTGGGCATGTCGTACTACCTGCGGCGCGAGGAGGCAGCCACCGGCGACCGGCTGCCCGTCCCCACCGACGTCCTCGCCCTGCCCCGCGGGCACACCGTCGGGTTCCGGGTGCCGCAGGCCACCGGTGCTGCGGCCACGCGCACCGAGGACCGCTACCGGCGCGTGTGGGTCGTCTCCTACGCCGGCCGGCCGCTGCCCTCGATCGACCCGCGGTTCCGCTGCGAGCCCGGCACGCCCCACGGCGGGCTCGTCGTGCGGCTGTGCGTCAACACGGGCAGCACCGCCTGA
- a CDS encoding PadR family transcriptional regulator has product MPSAPTGTSYAVLGLLSLRSWTTYELAQQVRRSLNWFWPRAERKLYQEPKALVERGLATARTEHTGRRPRTVYTITPQGRAALAHWLDQPPAPRSAESEAMVKVFFADAGDLGQLRTTLSRQGEEAAERIESLAAMAQGSLEETAFPERLHLSALSLRLQLEQELAVLRWTRWARDQVDYWESTTDPAGWSAPDSLGELVASARAALAEHSRG; this is encoded by the coding sequence ATGCCCAGCGCCCCCACCGGCACCTCCTACGCCGTCCTCGGCCTGCTCTCCCTGCGGTCCTGGACCACCTACGAGCTCGCCCAGCAGGTCCGGCGCAGCCTCAACTGGTTCTGGCCCCGGGCCGAGCGCAAGCTCTACCAGGAGCCCAAGGCGCTGGTGGAGCGCGGGCTCGCCACGGCACGCACCGAGCACACCGGCCGGCGGCCCCGGACCGTCTACACGATCACCCCGCAGGGCCGCGCGGCCCTGGCGCACTGGCTGGACCAGCCCCCGGCACCCCGGTCGGCCGAGTCCGAGGCGATGGTGAAGGTCTTCTTCGCCGACGCCGGGGACCTCGGCCAGCTGCGGACGACCCTGTCGCGGCAGGGCGAGGAGGCGGCCGAGCGGATCGAATCACTGGCCGCCATGGCGCAGGGATCGCTCGAGGAGACCGCCTTCCCCGAACGGCTGCACCTGAGCGCGCTGTCGCTGCGGCTTCAGCTCGAGCAGGAGCTGGCGGTGCTCCGCTGGACCCGGTGGGCGCGGGACCAGGTGGACTACTGGGAGTCGACCACCGACCCCGCGGGGTGGTCGGCCCCGGACAGCCTGGGCGAGCTGGTGGCGAGCGCCCGGGCCGCGCTGGCCGAGCACAGCCGGGGTTGA
- a CDS encoding alpha/beta hydrolase: MTISSPSAPTLGPATAGLRPGAAALRTGAAALRTGAAQAEPLPVTDLGSGGPALVFVPGWCGDRTVFDPLIERSARHRRSVSVDLPGLGESRAHGDYDSAELADALVATLDAAGVEAFVPVALSHAGWTALELRHRLGPERVPGVVLLDWMPLGTPPGFADALAGLQSPAWQEVRAALQDLWTAGLDLPALQRYVADMGTYGQEHWRRAGREIAAGFERHPVPLEAFAATQPCPVLHLYAQPTDPGLLAAQQAWAREHGWFSVRRLEAASHFPMFEVPAEMVDAIEEFVEGLA; encoded by the coding sequence ATGACGATCAGCTCACCCAGCGCGCCCACCCTCGGCCCCGCGACAGCCGGCCTGCGCCCCGGAGCAGCCGCCCTCCGCACCGGAGCAGCCGCCCTCCGCACCGGGGCGGCGCAGGCCGAGCCCCTGCCCGTGACCGACCTCGGCAGCGGGGGGCCCGCCCTGGTCTTCGTCCCCGGCTGGTGCGGCGACCGCACCGTCTTCGACCCGCTCATCGAACGGTCCGCCCGGCACCGCAGGTCGGTGTCCGTGGACCTGCCGGGGCTCGGTGAGTCCCGGGCTCACGGCGACTACGACAGCGCGGAGCTGGCCGACGCGCTCGTGGCGACCCTGGACGCGGCCGGTGTCGAGGCGTTCGTCCCCGTCGCCCTGTCGCACGCGGGGTGGACCGCACTGGAGCTGCGGCACCGGCTCGGGCCGGAGCGGGTCCCGGGGGTGGTGCTGCTCGACTGGATGCCGCTGGGCACCCCGCCCGGCTTCGCCGACGCACTCGCCGGGCTGCAGTCCCCCGCCTGGCAGGAGGTCCGTGCCGCCCTGCAGGACCTGTGGACCGCCGGCCTCGACCTGCCCGCCTTGCAGCGGTACGTCGCCGACATGGGCACCTACGGGCAGGAGCACTGGCGTCGCGCCGGGCGCGAGATCGCCGCCGGGTTCGAGCGCCACCCCGTCCCGCTGGAGGCGTTCGCCGCCACGCAGCCGTGCCCGGTGCTGCACCTCTACGCCCAGCCGACCGACCCCGGACTCCTCGCCGCCCAGCAGGCGTGGGCCCGCGAGCACGGCTGGTTCTCCGTGCGCCGGCTGGAGGCGGCGAGCCACTTCCCGATGTTCGAGGTGCCTGCTGAGATGGTCGATGCCATCGAGGAGTTCGTGGAGGGGCTCGCGTGA
- a CDS encoding PIG-L family deacetylase produces the protein MTLLAVVVAHPDDETFACGSVLLRAAARGVRTVVVCATRGEAGEVHERAHVPPGGVAAIREAELRAAASSLGVDDVVLLDFLDSGMEGPCAPDTLSGAPFAEVVESLAHVLAPARPDVVVTLDGSDGHRDHLRVRDAVAAVLDGTDTPLYLHALPRSLMREWVRHHEGDAAAAAYTSNPSIGTPDAEVTTVLDASDHYAARLEAIALHRSQGSPFDDLPEDLRRAFLATDHLVRVRPPWTGGEPEHELLGLPRD, from the coding sequence GTGACGCTGCTGGCCGTGGTCGTGGCACACCCGGACGACGAGACCTTCGCGTGCGGGTCGGTGCTCCTGCGTGCCGCGGCCCGCGGGGTGCGCACGGTCGTCGTCTGCGCGACGCGCGGGGAGGCCGGCGAGGTGCACGAGCGGGCGCACGTGCCCCCGGGTGGGGTGGCGGCCATCCGGGAGGCCGAGCTGCGCGCGGCGGCCTCGTCGCTGGGCGTCGACGACGTGGTGCTGCTCGACTTCCTCGACTCCGGGATGGAGGGCCCGTGCGCACCCGACACGTTGAGCGGGGCGCCGTTCGCCGAGGTCGTCGAGTCGCTCGCGCACGTGCTGGCTCCCGCCCGCCCGGACGTGGTCGTCACGCTCGACGGCAGCGACGGGCACCGTGACCACCTCCGCGTCCGCGACGCAGTGGCCGCGGTCCTCGACGGCACGGACACACCCCTGTACCTGCATGCCCTGCCCCGGTCGCTGATGCGGGAGTGGGTGCGCCACCACGAGGGGGACGCCGCGGCGGCGGCCTACACGAGCAACCCGTCGATCGGCACCCCGGATGCCGAGGTGACCACCGTGCTCGACGCCTCCGACCACTACGCCGCCCGGCTCGAGGCCATCGCGCTGCACCGGTCGCAGGGCTCGCCGTTCGACGACCTGCCCGAGGACCTGCGACGGGCCTTCCTCGCCACGGACCACCTCGTCCGGGTCCGCCCACCGTGGACCGGGGGCGAGCCGGAGCACGAGCTGCTCGGCCTCCCCCGGGATTGA
- a CDS encoding dihydrofolate reductase family protein yields the protein MARTVTAHLFHAVNGVVEAPNEWQFDAFGEAEVATLGRAIGGVTDVVMGRRLWQEWSQYWPTAQGDDEFAVFINGVRKHVVSSTLDPEPGWNSTTIAGDPVAYVRDLKAGDGGGISVVGGIETTRSMFLAGVVDELTLTTHPAVGVGRRLFDESVPVTRLELVRGETTPVGNAMLTYRLRPRG from the coding sequence ATGGCCCGCACCGTCACCGCCCACCTGTTCCACGCCGTCAACGGCGTCGTCGAGGCGCCCAACGAGTGGCAGTTCGACGCCTTCGGCGAGGCCGAGGTGGCGACGCTCGGCCGCGCCATCGGTGGCGTGACCGACGTCGTCATGGGACGCCGGCTCTGGCAGGAGTGGTCCCAGTACTGGCCCACGGCGCAGGGCGACGACGAGTTCGCCGTGTTCATCAACGGGGTCCGCAAGCACGTCGTGTCCTCGACCCTGGACCCCGAGCCCGGCTGGAACAGCACGACCATCGCCGGCGACCCCGTGGCGTACGTCCGTGACCTCAAGGCCGGTGACGGCGGCGGCATCAGCGTCGTGGGCGGGATCGAGACGACCCGCAGCATGTTCCTCGCCGGCGTGGTCGACGAGCTCACCCTCACGACGCACCCGGCGGTCGGTGTCGGGCGGCGCCTGTTCGACGAGTCGGTGCCCGTGACCCGGCTCGAGCTCGTCCGCGGTGAGACCACGCCGGTCGGCAACGCGATGCTGACCTACCGGCTGCGTCCCCGGGGCTGA
- a CDS encoding MOSC domain-containing protein translates to MRVRRLGFAAVKGTRHLSRPVVDLTVDGPEGDRRYAVADPSTGRVLRTVDHPALARVTAEVADGVLRLGLPDGTVVAGPAEAAEEGGTTVEGDYWGRPATLRPLDGSHDAALTAYLGLPATVVATEPGAVVWGAPVSVVTTGELDRLAGRLRGAGATVPAALDERFRATVTLEADDDPVPGTRLRLGTAVVEVVGRIERCAVIDADPRSGRRGSRLLRHLEQHGGLPVLGVDARVVVPGRVRVGDPGTPERAAD, encoded by the coding sequence GTGCGCGTACGTCGACTGGGCTTCGCCGCCGTCAAGGGCACGCGGCACCTGTCGCGCCCGGTGGTGGACCTCACCGTCGACGGACCCGAGGGCGACCGGCGGTATGCCGTGGCCGACCCGTCCACCGGCCGGGTGCTGCGGACCGTCGACCACCCGGCGCTCGCACGGGTGACGGCCGAGGTCGCGGACGGGGTGCTGCGGCTGGGGCTGCCCGACGGCACCGTCGTCGCCGGCCCCGCCGAGGCCGCCGAGGAGGGCGGCACCACCGTCGAGGGCGACTACTGGGGACGCCCGGCCACCCTGCGCCCGCTCGACGGGTCCCACGACGCCGCGCTCACGGCATACCTCGGGCTCCCCGCGACGGTCGTCGCGACCGAGCCGGGCGCGGTCGTGTGGGGTGCCCCCGTGTCCGTGGTGACGACCGGGGAGCTGGACCGGCTGGCGGGGCGGCTGCGCGGGGCGGGGGCGACCGTCCCGGCCGCGCTCGACGAGCGGTTCCGGGCCACCGTGACCCTCGAGGCGGACGACGACCCCGTGCCGGGCACCCGCCTGCGCCTCGGCACGGCGGTGGTGGAGGTGGTCGGGCGGATCGAGCGGTGCGCCGTCATCGACGCCGACCCCCGCAGCGGCCGTCGCGGCAGCCGGCTGCTGCGGCACCTCGAGCAGCACGGCGGGCTGCCCGTCCTCGGGGTCGACGCCCGGGTGGTGGTGCCCGGACGGGTCCGCGTGGGCGACCCCGGGACGCCGGAGCGGGCCGCGGACTAG
- a CDS encoding alpha/beta hydrolase has product MQASTFSLETPDGTRVHVNRWLPDGTPKAIVQLAHGMAEHSERYVRFAERLTAAGYAVYAGDHRGHGGTAQAPEDEGYFADQDGFDTVVADIHLLGRRAREEQGDLPFFLVGHSMGSFLARAYAIRNGFELDGLVLIGTAGDPGLLGAVGQRIATLQARLQGRRHRSGLMNTLTFGQYNSAFKPNRTPFDWLSRDEAEVDKYIEDIRCGAVFTAGFYSDLLGGLARINRDEDVARIPHELPVHLVSGSLDPVGANTKGVQQVADQLRRLGVRDVTTRYWPGARHEVLNETNRDEVMEEIVGWLDAHLRRDVENEQAAPSQG; this is encoded by the coding sequence ATGCAGGCGAGCACCTTCTCCCTCGAGACACCCGACGGCACCCGCGTGCACGTGAACCGGTGGCTGCCGGACGGTACCCCCAAGGCCATCGTGCAGCTCGCGCACGGCATGGCCGAGCACTCCGAGCGCTACGTGCGGTTCGCCGAGCGCCTCACCGCCGCCGGGTATGCCGTGTACGCCGGCGACCACCGCGGCCACGGCGGGACGGCGCAGGCGCCGGAGGACGAGGGCTACTTCGCCGACCAGGACGGCTTCGACACGGTGGTCGCCGACATCCACCTGCTCGGGCGGCGTGCACGGGAGGAGCAGGGCGACCTGCCGTTCTTCCTCGTGGGCCACAGCATGGGCTCGTTCCTCGCCCGCGCGTACGCCATCCGCAACGGGTTCGAGCTCGACGGGCTGGTGCTCATCGGCACGGCCGGCGACCCCGGGCTGCTCGGGGCCGTCGGGCAGCGGATCGCCACCCTGCAGGCCCGGCTGCAGGGACGTCGGCACCGCAGCGGCCTGATGAACACGCTGACCTTCGGGCAGTACAACTCGGCGTTCAAGCCCAACCGCACTCCCTTTGACTGGCTGTCGCGGGACGAGGCCGAGGTCGACAAGTACATCGAGGACATCCGGTGCGGCGCCGTCTTCACGGCCGGGTTCTACTCCGACCTGCTCGGCGGCCTGGCGCGGATCAACCGCGACGAGGACGTCGCCCGCATCCCGCACGAGCTGCCCGTGCACCTCGTCTCCGGGTCGCTCGACCCGGTCGGTGCCAACACCAAAGGCGTCCAGCAGGTGGCCGACCAGCTGCGGCGGCTCGGGGTGCGCGACGTGACGACGAGGTACTGGCCCGGGGCGCGGCACGAGGTCCTCAACGAGACCAACCGGGACGAGGTCATGGAGGAGATCGTCGGCTGGCTCGACGCGCACCTGCGCCGGGATGTCGAGAACGAGCAGGCCGCTCCGTCCCAGGGCTGA
- a CDS encoding YciI family protein, whose translation MAKYLLLKHYRGGPERMPNAEAPMESWTPQEIHDHIAFMDHVADTLRARGEFVGGEALSPEGDFVRFDGEGKPPVTDGPFAETKDLIAGWMVIDVESKERAYEAAAFLSSAPGPGGKPLQEWIEVRPFMDYVPPTITE comes from the coding sequence ATGGCTAAGTACCTGCTGCTCAAGCACTACCGCGGCGGCCCGGAGCGGATGCCCAACGCCGAGGCGCCCATGGAGTCCTGGACGCCCCAGGAGATCCACGACCATATCGCGTTCATGGACCACGTGGCCGACACCCTGCGGGCGCGGGGCGAGTTCGTCGGTGGTGAGGCACTGTCCCCCGAGGGCGACTTCGTGCGGTTCGACGGCGAGGGCAAGCCGCCGGTGACCGACGGCCCGTTCGCCGAGACCAAGGACCTCATCGCCGGCTGGATGGTCATCGACGTCGAGTCGAAGGAGCGGGCGTACGAGGCCGCCGCCTTCCTCTCCTCGGCCCCCGGGCCGGGTGGCAAGCCGCTCCAGGAGTGGATCGAGGTGCGGCCCTTCATGGACTACGTGCCGCCCACGATCACCGAGTGA
- a CDS encoding RNA polymerase sigma factor: MSDPVEEHLRLLGPQVLGILVRRGGNFAAAEDAVQEALIEAHRRWPEDGLPRDPKAWLVTVAQRKLVDLQRSEVARRRREERDLEEPAPGPTEQADDTLLLYFLCCHPSLTPASAVALTLRAVGGLTTRQVAEAYLVPEATMAQRISRAKRTVDGERLRTPGDLRSVLTVLYLVFNEGYSGEVDLAAEAIRLTRQLATLSDEPEVAGLLALMLLHHARRGARFTAAGELVPLAEQDRSRWDTALIAEGVQVLQAALARDRLGEYQAQAAIAALHADAPTAQETDWTQVLEWYDELAALTDSPVVALNRAVAVGEADGPLAGLRALAAVPATVPRHDAVAAYLHERAGNLEQARSLYAVAARAATNAAERDHLTRQAARLGHPATS, from the coding sequence GTGAGCGACCCGGTGGAGGAGCACCTGCGGCTGCTCGGGCCGCAGGTGCTCGGCATCCTCGTCCGCCGCGGGGGCAACTTCGCGGCGGCCGAGGACGCCGTGCAGGAGGCGCTGATCGAGGCGCACCGGCGCTGGCCGGAGGACGGGCTGCCCCGCGACCCCAAGGCGTGGCTGGTCACGGTCGCCCAGCGCAAGCTCGTCGACCTGCAGCGCTCGGAGGTCGCCCGCCGACGGCGCGAGGAGCGCGACCTGGAGGAGCCGGCCCCCGGGCCGACCGAGCAGGCCGACGACACGCTGCTCCTGTACTTCCTGTGCTGCCACCCCTCCCTGACGCCCGCCTCGGCCGTCGCCCTCACCCTGCGCGCCGTCGGCGGCCTCACGACCCGGCAGGTCGCAGAGGCGTACCTCGTCCCGGAGGCGACGATGGCCCAGCGGATCAGCCGGGCCAAGCGGACCGTCGACGGTGAACGGCTGCGCACCCCCGGCGACCTGCGCTCGGTGCTCACCGTGCTCTACCTCGTCTTCAACGAGGGGTACTCCGGGGAGGTCGACCTGGCCGCCGAGGCGATCCGGCTCACGCGGCAGCTGGCCACGCTCTCCGACGAGCCCGAGGTCGCCGGCCTGCTGGCGCTCATGCTGCTGCACCACGCCCGGCGTGGTGCCCGGTTCACGGCCGCCGGCGAGCTCGTCCCGCTCGCCGAGCAGGACCGCTCACGCTGGGACACCGCGCTCATCGCCGAGGGGGTGCAGGTCCTGCAGGCGGCGCTCGCCCGTGACCGGCTCGGCGAGTACCAGGCGCAGGCCGCCATCGCGGCCCTGCACGCCGATGCCCCGACGGCGCAGGAGACCGACTGGACGCAGGTGCTCGAGTGGTACGACGAGCTGGCGGCGCTCACCGACAGCCCTGTCGTGGCGCTCAACCGGGCGGTGGCCGTGGGCGAGGCCGACGGCCCGCTGGCCGGGCTGCGGGCGCTCGCCGCCGTGCCGGCGACGGTGCCGCGCCACGACGCCGTCGCGGCCTACCTGCACGAACGCGCCGGGAACCTCGAGCAGGCCCGCAGCCTGTATGCCGTGGCGGCGCGGGCCGCGACGAACGCGGCCGAGCGGGACCACCTCACGCGACAGGCCGCCCGGCTGGGACACCCCGCCACGTCGTGA